The proteins below come from a single Papaver somniferum cultivar HN1 chromosome 11, ASM357369v1, whole genome shotgun sequence genomic window:
- the LOC113322828 gene encoding protein WHAT'S THIS FACTOR 1 homolog, which translates to MDSKVIFSSSSTPLSLVLSYPSLIPRLSVKTHVSISLNNTSKSQFLGQSLEKKIGFLSLRKPQFRQLITAVVKRRKELPFDNVIQREKKLKLVLKIRKILTGQPDRIMSLRDLGRYRRELGLTRKRRFIALLKRFPGVFEIVEEGCFSLRFRLTPEADRIYLEELKVRNEMEGLLVIKLRKLLMMSLEKRVLIEKITHLKNDFGLPTEFRDTICNRYPQYFKVVETERGPALELTHWDPELAISAAEIAAEENEAREIEERNLIIDRTPKFNKVKLPKGLNLSKGELRRILKFKEVPYISPYSDFSGLKAGTIEKERHACAVIHEMLSFCVEKRTLVDHLTHFREEFRFSQQLRGMLIRHPDMFYVSLKGERDSVFLREAYRDSQLIEKDRLLLIKEKLRSLVAVPRFTKRGGPRVDKADGEDEEDEDEEDSEDDEEGEEDWSDVDSLLANEDDDNDDDWSDEDDDDETPPDFDDGDGNTSLGKSRQVEKRNTEDKPLEPIYPDGRARERW; encoded by the coding sequence ATGGATTCAAAAGtcatattttcttcatcatcaacaccatTATCACTTGTTCTATCATACCCATCACTAATACCCAGACTTTCTGTAAAAACCCATGTTTCAATTTCACTAAACAACACTTCAAAGTCACAATTTTTGGGTCAGAGTCTGGAAAAAAAGATTGGGTTTTTAAGTTTAAGAAAACCTCAATTCAGGCAATTGATTACTGCTGTTGTTAAGAGAAGAAAGGAGTTACCTTTTGATAATGTTATCCAAAGAGAAAAGAAACTTAAACTTGTATTGAAGATTAGGAAGATATTAACTGGTCAGCCTGATAGAATTATGTCACTTAGAGATTTGGGTAGGTATAGAAGAGAATTAGGTCTTACGCGTAAACGTCGTTTCATCGCTTTGTTGAAGCGGTTTCCTGGTGTTTTTGAGATTGTTGAAGAAGGTTGTTTCTCGTTAAGGTTTAGATTAACACCAGAAGCTGATAGAATTTACTTAGAAGAATTGAAAGTTAGGAATGAAATGGAAGGATTGCTAGTTATTAAGTTGCGTAAATTGTTGATGATGTCGTTAGAGAAACGGGTTCTGATTGAGAAGATTACACATTTGAAGAATGATTTCGGGTTGCCAACGGAGTTTAGAGATACAATTTGTAATCGGTATCCTCAGTATTTTAAGGTGGTGGAGACGGAACGTGGTCCTGCGCTGGAGTTGACGCACTGGGATCCGGAATTGGCGATATCTGCAGCTGAGATTGCTGCAGAGGAGAATGAAGCTAGAGAGATAGAAGAGAGGAACTTGATTATTGATAGAACGCCTAAGTTCAATAAGGTGAAGCTGCCAAAGGGTCTGAATCTTTCGAAAGGTGAGCTGAGAAGGATATTAAAGTTTAAGGAAGTTCCTTATATATCTCCGTACTCGGACTTCTCGGGTTTGAAAGCTGGTACTATTGAGAAAGAGAGGCATGCTTGTGCTGTTATTCACGAAATGTTGAGTTTTTGTGTTGAGAAACGGACACTGGTAGATCACTTGACGCATTTTAGAGAAGAGTTCAGGTTTTCGCAACAGCTTAGGGGAATGTTGATTAGGCATCCGGATATGTTTTATGTGTCTTTGAAAGGAGAAAGGGATTCAGTTTTCCTCCGAGAAGCTTACCGTGATTCGCAGTTGATAGAGAAAGATCGGTTGCTGCTTATCAAGGAGAAGCTTCGTTCACTTGTTGCTGTTCCTCGTTTTACAAAGAGAGGTGGGCCGAGGGTTGATAAAGCTGACGGTGAGGATGAAGAggacgaagatgaagaagatagtgaggatgatgaagaaggtgAGGAGGATTGGTCTGATGTTGATAGTCTATTGGCAAATGAGGATGATGACAATGACGATGATTGGAGTGATGAAGACGATGACGATGAAACACCGCCGGATTTTGATGATGGTGATGGAAATACAAGTCTTGGAAAGAGTAGACAAGTTGAGAAACGAAATACTGAAGATAAACCTCTTGAACCAATATACCCAGACGGCCGGGCAAGAGAACGGTGGTAA
- the LOC113325374 gene encoding histone H3.3-like: MARKKHFAQRYTPGGRQPPPPTPPPPSAAGSSSDAGGKKRSYRHKPGAKALQEIRKLQKNIDLLLPRAPFVRIVKEITDNFSKEVNRWQAEALTALQEATEAFLVNTFEDAQLCAIHAKRVTIMQKDWQLARRLGGRGHYGSQPW, translated from the exons ATGGCGAGAAAAAAACATTTCGCCCAAAGGTACACACCTGGAG GTcgtcaaccaccaccaccaacaccaccaccaccatcagcagCAGGTTCTAGTTCTGATGCG GGGGGTAAGAAGAGGTCATATAGACATAAACCAGGAGCCAAAGCTCTTCAAGAGATAAGAAAATTGCAGAAGAATATTGATCTCTTgttgcctagagccccatttgtAAGAATT GTGAAAGAGATCACGGACAATTTTAGTAAAGAAGTTAATCGTTGGCAAGCGGAAGCTTTAACAGCACTTCAGGAG GCAACTGAAGCCTTCCTGGTCAATACATTTGAAGATGCTCAGCTATGTGCTATCCATGCGAAACGTGTGACCATCA TGCAAAAAGATTGGCAGCTAGCAAGAAGGCTCGGTGGGAGAGGTCACTATGGCTCTCAGCCATGGTGA